In Mytilus trossulus isolate FHL-02 chromosome 6, PNRI_Mtr1.1.1.hap1, whole genome shotgun sequence, a single window of DNA contains:
- the LOC134722440 gene encoding uncharacterized protein LOC134722440 encodes MIETRLYIDEKEIIRCRGRIHNAPISENSRFPCLLPNNYHFTELLISEVHKNLKHSGVLATVTEIRQNYWIPKIRQQVKKVLRKCVTCRKVTGKPYSAPDPPPLPKTRLMEAPPFTVTGVDFTGALYVKDNNGQGSKVFICLFTCASTRAVHLEVVTDLKERSFLQAFRRFTSRKSLPRVMISDNASTYMAASETLERLTKSETLNDALSVCGTTWKFIIKRAPWYGGWWERLKGLTKMCLRKVLGRSYITLEDLQTIVTEIEAVLNDRPLTYVSTDIEDQEPLTPSHLLYGRRITTTPYPRQDIDENTSFIERSDISKRAELQTFVIDQFWSRWKSEYLTSLREYHTRTGDNDQTIKVGDVVQIHEDKYPRNKWTIGVVDSFKITGNYGLTRAAEVRTKSGRFSRPIVKLYPLEICDNIHPKETRETQQPGTSNIQRRLPFREAAVCARRNIHEWTKK; translated from the coding sequence ATGATCGAGACTAGACTATATATAGACGAGAAAGAAATTATTCGTTGCCGCGGGAGAATTCATAATGCTCCAATTAGTGAAAATTCAAGATTTCCGTGTTTATTACCAAATAATTATCATTTCACTGAATTGCTTATATCGGAAGTtcataagaatttaaaacattcaGGAGTATTAGCCACAGTCACCGAGATTCGCCAAAATTATTGGATACCTAAAATACGTCAACAAGTGAAAAAAGTTCTTCGTAAATGCGTCACTTGTCGTAAAGTAACCGGAAAACCGTACAGTGCGCCAGATCCTCCACCTCTACCAAAGACAAGATTAATGGAAGCACCACCGTTTACCGTCACAGGTGTTGATTTTACTGGAGCGTTATATGTTAAAGACAATAACGGACAAGGGAGCAAAGTATTCATATGCTTATTTACATGTGCGTCAACGCGCGCAGTGCATTTAGAGGTCGTCACAGATCTTAAAGAAAGATCTTTTTTACAAGCGTTCAGAAGATTTACGAGCCGCAAGTCTTTGCCGAGAGTGATGATATCTGACAATGCGTCAACATACATGGCCGCATCCGAGACTTTAGAGAGGCTTACCAAATCTGAAACCTTAAATGATGCGTTATCCGTCTGTGGAACGACTTGGAAATTCATAATAAAACGAGCTCCCTGGTATGGTGGTTGGTGGGAGCGCTTAAAAGGACTAACAAAAATGTGCTTACGAAAAGTTCTTGGAAGATCGTACATTACATTGGAGGATTTACAAACAATAGTCACCGAAATTGAAGCCGTGTTGAACGATCGGCCTTTAACGTATGTGTCCACCGACATCGAGGATCAGGAACCTTTGACACCATCGCACCTGCTTTATGGGAGAAGGATTACAACTACACCGTATCCACGACAAGACATCGACGAAAATACAAGTTTCATAGAAAGAAGCGACATTTCTAAACGTGCTGAACTACAAACTTTCGTAATTGACCAATTTTGGTCACGATGGAAATCAGAATATCTTACGTCGCTACGTGAATACCACACCCGAACAGGAGATAACGACCAGACAATTAAAGTGGGAGATGTTGTTCAAATCCATGAAGACAAGTATCCAAGAAACAAATGGACAATTGGAGTCGttgattcttttaaaataactgGAAATTATGGACTTACGAGAGCAGCCGAAGTGAGAACAAAATCCGGACGCTTTTCACGACCGATCGTCAAATTATATCCCTTAGAGATATGTGACAATATCCACCCAAAGGAAACACGTGAAACTCAACAACCGGGAACTAGTAACATACAAAGACGATTACCGTTTCGTGAAGCCGCCGTGTGTGCCAGGAGAAACATCCACGAATGGACCAAGAAATAA
- the LOC134722441 gene encoding uncharacterized protein LOC134722441, whose translation MDSKLKSVRAGHKGAVTKLLVKFDELKSKTDTEVDEVKALDDAVTQKQKTLIDLNNRLLEQTSEENLEQEITDSDEYMYELDCKIRQIRKFIKSFETSTIISHDIVGPSTSRLNPDAYNFTPEARVDMNTCAIDSINQQYSMHAPAVHTRPSENVMFQVPSEPRSSKSNYHRLPKLDLPYFNGDILKWQTFWDCFESSIHFNDTLTPIQKINYLKAQLEGSAAQTVEGFALTNGNYETAVNLLRDRFGQPSKLIHAYMKALMNLPAPTNDAFSLRSYGDRLESYVRGLESLGQTSEMYGSLLVPVVLDKLPIDVRKSIAREHGRDNLMLQNLRKSITKEVEILEAGQGVMEPDRLHTTAFFTGTQPRSHNKGKLTDTRKKVNTHTCIFCSGQHYPTECSEVTDANARNQIVKQKQLCFNCLGSHRVAACKSTKRCKNCNGMHHTSICKGKEVITDTKQEPKIQQTAINVVETSDTTSVLHASQVSPDILLKTATAPVIYNDVKTECNILFYEGAQRFFITQKLADKLEIKTTGKVSIQLSAFGDLSQKVRNLETATIQLQTDTGENVRINTLIVPEIAVPIHNSISHTTKSLPHLRGLKLAHSVHSGERFEIDLLIGADYYWEIIEDKIIRGKGPTAVQSKIGYLLSGPTIGNISQHSRSTVLLNVISSHQLEDTEIEKFWTLESIGINTCENKENTNYLQTYQNTAIDYENGKYTAKLPWKVDHPDLPSNMAIAKGRTENIIRRLNREPHLLQKYSEIINEQEKRGFIERVSDTEDDNNNHMIHYIPHHPVKKDSETTPIRIVYDCSCKPQQDLASLNHCLMSTPPNLNDLTKILMRFRIGKYGISTDIEKAFLQIGLEKKDRDATRFFWLADPDDPRSNLTTYRFKSILFGATCSPFILNATLLKHLDENENSITQTMKRDLYVDNILSSVETYDEAIAYFKDARNVMSKGGFNLRSWSSNCINVTDIKEPNITKREILSQSSRIYDPMGLLSPVSVRAKILMQDLWKYKLEWVEPLPLNVQQQWMELAKDLEFSTNTELPRQILAKSTDEPKQLHVFVDASQKAYGSAVYITNGQQSTLVFAKSRVAPIKTLTLPQLELMAAVIGARIATHVKSALSINKVTYWSDSQIVLHWLTTTKHLKKFLHNRITEIKSLTQDSEWKYCPTNDNPADLLTRGISASQLADAKLWFNGPEWINCSKSWPQWTPNTCIFLTNIDQEENVTNTIEGNNTHGIHCILDIMRYSTLTKILRVSSWIYRFIANCCKSRSQRIQSKFITCEELQAATEKWIISAQRISFDKEIRTLKSQSNTPNTLIRQLRLYIVSITQTHIYIASGVINRTGQIFIGGVTNNYI comes from the exons ATGGATTCAAAGCTGAAGTCAGTTCGTGCTGGACACAAAGGAGCCGTCACGAAGCTACTTGTGAAATTCGACGAGTTAAAGTCAAAAACAGACACAGAAGTTGACGAAGTGAAAGCCCTTGATGATGCCGTCACGCAGAAACAGAAAACATTGATTGACCTGAATAACAGACTTTTGGAACAGACATCGGAGGAAAATCTGGAGCAGGAAATCACCGACTCAGATGAGTATATGTACGAACTTGATTGTAAAATTAGACAAATTCGGAAATTTATTAAGTCCTTTGAAACAAGTACTATAATTTCGCATGATATTGTTGGTCCTTCAACGAGCAGACTTAACCCAGACGCATATAATTTCACACCCGAAGCTAGAGTTGATATGAACACATGTGCAATAGATTCTATCAACCAGCAGTATTCAATGCACGCCCCTGCAGTTCATACCCGTCCGTCGGAGAATGTCATGTTTCAAGTCCCGTCAGAACCGAGATCTTCAAAATCTAATTACCATAGGCTTCCAAAGTTAGACTTACCCTATTTTAATGGAGATATTCTCAAGTGGCAGACATTTTGGGATTGTTTCGAGTCATCCATACACTTCAACGACACTTTAACGCCAATTCAAAAGATTAATTATCTGAAAGCCCAGCTAGAGGGAAGCGCCGCGCAAACAGTAGAGGGATTCGCTTTGACAAATGGTAACTACGAAACCGCAGTCAACCTTCTCAGAGATCGGTTCGGACAACCTAGCAAACTGATACATGCTTACATGAAAGCACTCATGAATTTACCCGCACCGACAAATGATGCTTTTAGTTTAAGGTCTTACGGAGACAGATTAGAATCATACGTACGAGGATTAGAGTCACTTGGTCAAACGTCAGAGATGTATGGTTCGCTTTTGGTACCTGTAGTTTTGGACAAGTTACCGATTGACGTAAGAAAATCTATTGCAAGAGAACACGGGAGAGATAATTTGATGTTGCAAAATCTACGAAAATCAATAACTAAAGAGGTTGAAATACTTGAGGCAGGACAGGGAGTCATGGAACCGGACAGATTACACACCACAGCATTTTTCACAGGAACACAACCAAGATCACACAATAAAGGTAAATTAACTGACACACGGAAGAAGGTAAATacgcatacatgtattttttgttcAGGTCAGCACTATCCAACGGAGTGCTCTGAAGTAACAGACGCAAACGCTAGAAATCAAATAGTAAAACAGAAACAGCTATGTTTTAACTGTTTAGGGTCACACCGGGTGGCCGCATGTAAGTCTACAAAACGGTGTAAAAATTGTAATGGAATGCATCATACAAGCATATGTAAAGGGAAAGAGGTCATTACAGATACGAAGCAGGAGCCGAAAATACAGCAGACAGCTATCAACGTGGTTGAAACATCAGACACAACTAGTGTATTGCATGCATCACAAGTAAGTCCCGACATTCTCCTAAAAACAGCAACTGCACCAGTTATATATAACGACGTAAAAACAGAATGTAACATCTTATTTTACGAAGGAGCGCAACGTTTCTTTATCACTCAGAAATTAGCcgataaacttgaaattaaaacaacgGGGAAAGTCAGCATTCAACTGTCTGCGTTCGGAGATTTATCTCAGAAAGTTCGTAACTTGGAAACTGCAACAATACAATTACAGACCGACACGGGAGAAAATGTGCGTATAAACACACTCATTGTGCCGGAAATTGCCGTCCCGATTCATAACAGTATTTCACATACTACAAAGAGCTTACCACATTTGAGAGGACTTAAACTTGCACATTCTGTACACAGTGGAGAGCGTTTTGAGATCGATCTACTAATAGGCGCGGATTATTACTGGGAAATTATTGAGGACAAAATCATAAGAGGAAAAGGACCCACCGCTGTACAGTCAAAGATAGGATATCTGTTATCAGGACCAACTATTGGAAATATCAGCCAGCATTCAAGATCTACAGTTCTTTTAAACGTCATTTCATCCCATCAATTGGAGGACACAGAGATTGAAAAGTTTTGGACACTTGAGTCAATAGGAATCAATACATGTGAAAACAAGGAGAACACCAACTATTTACAGACATACCAGAATACAGCTATTGATTACGAGAATGGAAAATACACAGCAAAGTTGCCTTGGAAAGTTGACCACCCAGATTTGCCTTCAAATATGGCCATTGCTAAAGGTAGGACCGAGAATATAATTAGACGTCTAAACCGGGAACCGCACTTGCTACAAAAATACAGTGAAATAATCAATGAACAAGAAAAGAGAGGATTTATAGAGAGGGTTTCAGATACGGAAGATGATAACAACAATCATATGATTCACTACATTCCTCACCATCCTGTTAAAAAAGATTCCGAGACTACCCCTATTCGTATAGTGTACGACTGTAGTTGTAAACCACAGCAAGATTTAGCCAGCTTAAATCATTGCTTAATGTCAACACCACCAAATCTAAATGACTTGACGAAAATATTAATGCGATTCAGAATCGGAAAATATGGTATCAGTACAGATATTGAAAAGGCATTTTTACAGATAGGACTTGAGAAGAAGGATCGTGACGCTACACGTTTCTTTTGGCTAGCTGACCCCGACGACCCACGAAGCAATCTTACAACTTACAGGTTTAAATCGATATTGTTTGGCGCAACATGCTcaccatttattttaaatgccaCTCTACTTAAGCACTTGGACGAAAATGAAAATAGTATAACACAAACGATGAAAAGGGACTTATATGTAGACAATATTCTGTCAAGCGTTGAGACTTATGACGAAGCCATTGCATATTTCAAGGATGCGAGAAATGTCATGTCAAAGGGAGGATTCAATTTGCGATCTTGGAGCTCAAACTGCA TTAATGTAACAGATATTAAGGAACCAAACATAACAAAACGTGAAATACTGAGTCAATCATCTCGAATCTACGATCCTATGGGATTACTTTCGCCAGTGTCCGTTAGGGCCAAAATCTTAATGCAAGACCTCTGGAAATACAAACTTGAGTGGGTTGAACCACTACCGTTAAACGTACAACAACAGTGGATGGAATTAGCTAAAGACTTAGAATTTTCAACAAACACAGAGTTACCGAGACAGATTTTAGCTAAGAGTACAGATGAACCAAAACAGTTACATGTTTTCGTTGATGCCAGCCAAAAAGCCTACGGATCAGCTGTTTATATTACAAATGGACAGCAGTCAACATTAGTATTTGCTAAGAGCCGTGTTGCACCTATAAAGACGTTGACATTACCACAATTAGAACTAATGGCCGCTGTGATAGGAGCTAGAATTGCAACACACGTAAAATCAGCTTTATCAATAAACAAAGTCACGTATTGGTCGGACAGTCAAATAGTTTTACACTGGTTAACAACGactaaacatttgaaaaaattcCTTCACAACAGAATTACAGAAATTAAATCTTTAACACAGGATTCAGAGTGGAAATATTGTCCAACGAATGACAACCCTGCAGACCTATTGACAAGAGGGATCAGCGCTTCACAACTAGCAGATGCTAAACTGTGGTTTAATGGACCTGAATGGATCAATTGTTCAAAATCTTGGCCGCAGTGGACACCTAacacatgcatttttttaacgAATATAGATCAAGAGGAAAACGTTACAAATACAATTGAAGGGAATAATACACATGGCATTCATTGCATACTGGATATTATGAGATACAGTACATTAACAAAGATACTACGTGTTAGTTCGTGGATTTACCGATTCATAGCGAATTGCTGCAAATCACGCTCACAGAGAATACAGAGCAAATTCATCACATGCGAGGAACTACAAGCTGCAACAGAAAAATGGATAATAAGTGCTCAGAGgatttcatttgataaagaaatcAGGACTTTGAAGTCGCAATCGAACACACCCAATACTTTAATTCGACAATTACGACTATATATAGTCTCGATAACCCAGACGCATATATATATAGCGTCTGGGGTGATTAACCGGACTGGTCAGATATTTATAGGGGGcgtaacaaataattatatatag